A region from the Drosophila takahashii strain IR98-3 E-12201 chromosome 2L, DtakHiC1v2, whole genome shotgun sequence genome encodes:
- the LOC108062185 gene encoding uncharacterized protein yields the protein MFKDTETASTSGFAREVGGAHSTPDAPQPTPGAPPPDASHTLDRRLNPNAPVFVPDFKASQVAKKLFDDLSPYTRWSTASSEDISYGPRYESIWCEVSLQQQQRLPNPGLDYCLDPGEDEVGELEFDEVQAMNIGAESYDPKARSTSISQAMDVDVPEIVGDVQSQLEESLDEGKSNRFQNRHSSRPARRCCRLM from the exons ATGTTTAAGGACACCGAAACCGCATCGACCAGCGGATTCGCACGGGAGGTGGGCGGTGCGCATTCGACCCCTGACGCCCCACAGCCCACTCCCGGTGCCCCGCCCCCTGATGCTAGCCACACGCTGGACCGCCGTCTAAACCCCAACGCACCTGTGTTTGTGCCCGATTTCAAGGCCAGTCAGGTGGCCAAAAAGCTGTTTGATGATT TATCGCCCTATACTCGCTGGAGCACAGCTTCCTCTGAGGACATCTCCTACGGACCCCGCTACGAGTCCATTTGGTGTGAGGTCAGcctacagcagcagcaacgtcTGCCCAATCCGGGCTTAGATTACTGTCTGGATCCCGGCGAGGATGAGGTCGGAGAATTGGAGTTTGACGAGGTTCAGGCCATGAATATCGGAGCCGAGTCCTATGATCCCAAAGCTCGTAGCACATCAATCAGTCAGGCAATGGATGTGGATGTCCCCGAGATTGTGGGGGATGTACAGTCGCAACTGGAGGAATCACTGGATGAGGGGAAAAGCAATCGCTTTCAGAACCGCCACTCCTCCAGACCGGCCAGAAGATGTTGTCGTCTCATGTAG